The following are encoded together in the Argopecten irradians isolate NY chromosome 5, Ai_NY, whole genome shotgun sequence genome:
- the LOC138324469 gene encoding mucin-22-like — protein sequence MEADGKGSTVGPANVLTTQGSTVGPANVLTTQGSTVGPANVLTTQGSTVGPANVLTTQGSTVGPANVLTTQGSTVGPANVLTTQGSTGGRLTSSLHRGSTVGQGNVLTTQGSTVGPGNVLTTQGSTVGPANVLTTQGSTVGPANVLTTQGSTVGPANVLTTQGSTVGPANVLTTQGSTMGPLTSSLHRVVPWGRLTSSLHRVTDNVLTTQGSTVGPDNVLTTQGSTVGSANVLTTQGSTVGPANVLTTQGSTVGPGNDLTTRCKSLIPHPAEDTKATHRRPTGHIRRTTGKNQVVPTPCKPDRKEQKQTTFIDFGESPQGGTEPIAFLTGANASTQGQK from the exons GGTAGTACCGTGGGGCCGGCTAACGTCCTCACTACACAGGGTAGTACCGTGGGGCCGGCTAACGTCCTCACTACACAGGGTAGTACCGTGGGGCCGGCTAACGTCCTCACTACACAGGGTAGTACCGTGGGGCCGGCTAACGTCCTCACTACACAGGGTAGTACCGTGGGGCCGGCTAACGTCCTCACTACACAGGGTAGTACCGTGGGGCCGGCTAACGTCCTCACTACACAGGGTAGTACCGGGGGCCGGCTAACGTCCTCACTACACAGG GGTAGTACCGTGGGGCAAGGTAACGTCCTTACTACACAGGGTAGTACCGTGGGGCCGGGTAACGTCCTCACTACACAGGGTAGTACCGTGGGGCCGGCTAACGTCCTCACTACACAGGGTAGTACCGTGGGGCCGGCTAACGTCCTCACTACACAGGGTAGTACCGTGGGGCCGGCTAACGTCCTCACTACACAGGGTAGTACCGTGGGGCCGGCTAACGTCCTCACTACACAGGGTAGTACCATGGGGCCGCTAACGTCCTCACTACACAGGGTAGTACCGTGGGGCCGGCTAACGTCCTCACTACACAGGGTAACGGATAACGTCCTCACTACACAGGGTAGTACCGTGGGGCCGGATAACGTCCTCACTACACAGGGTAGTACCGTGGGGTCGGCTAACGTCCTCACTACACAGGGTAGTACCGTGGGGCCGGCTAACGTCCTCACTACACAGGGTAGTACCGTGGGGCCGGGTAACGACCTCACTACACGG TGCAAATCACTGATACCTCAtcctgccgaagacaccaaagcAACACACCGACGACCCACTGGTCACATAAGACGGACAACGGGCAAAAACCAAGTCGTCCCCACACCCTGTAAGCCTGATCGCAAAGAGCAGAAACAAACCacatttatagactttggtgagTCTCCGCAAGgagggacagaacccatagcctTCCTCACTGGGGCTAACgcctcaactcaaggccaaaagtga